GCTGAACCATATCGCATTCTCTTGGGTCCGCTGGCATTGGATGATACAATGCCACCGATGGTGGAATACTGTGGCCAGGGAGGGTCTAAGGGAATCATTTGACCTTTCTCCCCTAATTGACGCTGAATATCTTCCAGAGTGGTTCCCGGTCTGACCGTTACGATAAGATCTGCGGCTGAATGGTCGACAATTCCCTTCATTTTTTTCAAGGAAAGTAGAATATCTGCCGTCTCGTTTATTCCCCCCATTCCTTTTTTACTCCCTCCACCCTCAGGTATAACCGTAAGATGATGTTGGTGGGCAAAATGAAGGAGTTCTTTCACTTGTTTTTCCTCGTTAGGATAGACGATGATCCTTCCATCATTCCCATAGACAGACGGGACTTCGAGTTCTGTTACGTCTTCTTCTGAAACCATTGACATCAACTTTTTTTTACATTCCTCCAAGCTCATTGAAGCAATGCCCATTACCCTCTTTCCCCCTTTGTTGCTTAATCAATTTTAAAAATTGGAGTCTATGCCTAAATGTTCGTAAATAATCGATTCAACCTCTAATAGATGATGACGCATAGTTTCTTTGGCCTTTGAAGCATCTCCGTTTTTAATGGCTTCATAAATCCGGACATGCTGACAGACCATTTCTTTTGCGACCTTCTGATCAGAAAAAATAAAATGGTGAACCTCAAAAATTGCTTTTTTCATGGATTCTGAGATAGAAATCATCAGTTGATGAAGAAATTGATTACCGGTAGCATTGGAAACAGCCATATGAAATTGGTAATCAGACTGCCACACCATAGTCTCATTTGACGGATTTTCCATTTGCGAGATGGCATTGGTCATCTTTTCCAGCTGATCAGATGTTCGGTTAATGGATGCTAAACCCGCTGCTTCGACCTCCAACATTTTTCGCACTTGGTATAATTTTATGACATCTTGGGAGTTTATTAGACTGATCCTGTGAAAAATAAGGGATGGGTTATAAGAATTGACAAAAATTCCTTCACCCTGCTTAATGGAGATCAATCCCATTCCTTTAAGAGAAGATAACGCGTCCCGAATCGCAGATCTTCCAACATTAAAGAGTTCACACAGTTCACGGGTAGATGGAAGCTTGCTGCCTGGAGGAAATTTGCCGTTTAGAATCATGGTTTTTAACTGATTGTATACTTCATCAGATATTTTTCGTGGTGTAATTGCCTGAAATTCCAATTCCATTTGATCACCACACATTCATGATTATCAGATATCTGATAACCAATTTTTGATTTTATTAAATCATATCCACATTATTTATTCAATACAAAATTTTTTGAAAAAATAAAAAAACAAAAAGGCTAGTAAACGGCAATTAACCCTCAAATTGACTCCATCATCAACATACTTAGATGTTTTTGAGGGCTCCATTCAATAGCCTCGTATCGGATAGTTCTTTTCTTCTTATTCATCGTTCAGATAGTATTCCCTTATGCCTTCCGCCAACGATTTGGCTACCCTTTCCTGAAACTCCCTTGTCATTAAAATGGGATTGTCATAAACATTTGACAGGAACCCCATTTCAACCAATGCAGAAGGCATGGTTGTATTTTTTATCACAAAAAATCTGTTGGTTTTTAACCCCCTATCTGCAAGCTTCGTTCCCTTGAGAAGATATTTATGAATCAATCGGGCAAAATCTGCACTTTGTGGGGTGTAATAGTATGTTTCTGACCCCTGGGCCTTTGGAATATATGAATTGGCATGGATAGACAAAAAGAGTTTTGCACCCAGTTGATTTGCGATATCTACCCGTTCCTGGAGAGTCAAATAAACATCTTCTGTACGGGTAGCCACCACCTCAAACTCAGGGTATTGCTGCAGATCTTGTATTAATTTGTTAGCAACAATTAAATTTAAATCCTTTTCATAATTTCCGGCCAGTCCCCTGGCCCCGGGATCCTGCCCGCCATGCCCGGCATCAATGACGATTAGATATCTTTCAGAAAGGGGGATCGGGTCTAGTTTTACCGATAAACCATCTTCTGTTTCCGATATAGAGTATTTACTCCGTTGATTTAATTCCACAACTACCCGTACCGTATAGGGTGCCATACTATACTGGCTATACCTGATTTCTTTAATCAAATTCTGAGTTTGTTCTTGAGTTTTTTCGTCTGATAGAGATGTTTCTGCTTCAACGAAAACATGTCCTTCTGATGAGGAGGCTTCCAGGTTCATTTTCGAATCAGATTCTAGCATATTTTCCTGAAGATGTTCCGTTTCCTGATCCGATATTATTTCTTTCTCAAAGGTTTGACCCGTCTTTTGTTGACTGCTTTCCTTAAGTTGATCCGATAAAACGGTATTTGGAAAATCCATCACCACACGGTGGGGATCGACAAGGTAAAAGGATTGGGGTTTAATTCCTTTTATATTTAACAGAACCTCTTTCTCCTTTTCTATAATCCCTTCCAAGGTGGTTACTTTATCTATCGATACTTGACGACCATCCTCTGATAAAGAAACATCTACATTTAGAACAGCTGCAAAAAAAGAAACAGGTACTACGATCTCTGAATCTAGGACCTTTACCTTAAATCCTTCAATCTCCATTCCATCGGAGACGATTAGTTCCTTTTCATCCATTTTTATATTAATCGAATGGAGATCAGCTCCGGATTCCATATCGATTCCCAGACGACTGGCTACCTTTGTCAGGGGAGCATACAGCAACTCATTTATTTTATAAACTTTTCCCTCTTCTTTTAAATCCGCTCCATTTACAAATAGGGAAATCCTTTGATTGGCGATTACCGTTCGTGTTGCTTCATCCCAAGCCACATTGGCTCCTAGGGATTCCCCCACGAATCGAAGGGGAAGCAAGGTCCGGTTATTGATTAAAGCAGGCGGCGAATCGAGGATCACATCCCTTCCATTAACCAATGCGCGGGTGCTTTTTAATTGAAGTTCAAGGAAAATATTTTCTCCAGTTATGTATATTTTTTTTGTTTCAGGTTCCCAGGTTACCGTTCCTCCCAACTGTTCAGTGATTAAACGGACGGGCACCAACGTTCTTCCGTTTACGATCGTTGGCGGTACATCAGAAGTCACTGTTTTCCCCTCAATAACCAAATGAATGTCATCCGGATTCTGTGCACCCGTCTGAATCGGCATTATGATAACCGCTAGTAGAAGGATGACAGAATACCAAATCAGCTTCCTCCACATCTTGTTCTCTCCCTCAACGTCTATATCTTCGGTGAATTGCGTTCAAAAAACTCCATCTGAACGAAGCCTACTTTATGTCGAATTTTATCCTAACTAAAATAGACGTTGGTAATCCAGGAAAGTTTTCCTTCTACTAGCAAAAAAACAGTTTGTAATATCTTCCAGACATTTATACCGGACTTTTTATACATCCTCATCTAAACGAAGTACCCTGATGTTTTTGAGGGCTCCGTTCTCCACCTGAAGAAACTTTCCTATGACGAACTCTACACGCGAACATGTGAATCTTTGATATGAAAATACGGTTTCAAATCAATTTGAAACCCGAAGAGTCATGTGCGTTTAGTTTAGTATTTTTATCATACTTGTCAAATGTTTCTTAGCCCTTGCCTTCACTTCCTGATAAAGATTCCCTCCATGGGAATCAATGGAGACGATTAGGGGACCCAATTGGTTAACGCGAAATTTCCAAATGGCTTCCGGAATTAGGTCTTCCCACCAAACCCCTTCGATAGCCTCTATTTGAGTCGTTTCCAAGGCAGCAGCTCCTCCGACGATGGAAAGATAAACCCCCTTTCGTTTAAAAATTGCTTGGGCCCCATCTTCATAAAAGCCCCCCTTTCCGATAAATGCCTTGATTCCAAATTGGGTCATTAATCCTTCGGTAAACCGGCCCATTCGGGTACTGGTCGTCGTTCCCACACATATGGGAACATAGCGATTCTCTCCATCCTTTCTCACACTGGGAGCAGTATGTAACACAGCGGCTCCTTCCCATTCTCTTTTTAGTTCCTTAGGTAATGGTACTTTTTCCTGAAACAGACGAATTAGATTGGCATCACGAACACCATAAACAGTTCCCGTGATTTCCACGATATCCCCTGCTTTTAGGGATTCAACAGTTTTAGTATCAAATGGCGGATGAAGTTGATGAAGCTGCATGCTTGAACCCTCCAGTTCACTCTAAAGTATATATACGGACGGAACTAAAGATTTACTAAGACTGCCTTCGAGTTCGTGCTTTAGCGAAGGGGCAAAAGAACGGGAATTAGCCGTCAAACTGACTCCATCTTTGAATTACCCAGATGTTTTTGAGGGCTCCGTTCTTTAGCCTCGGAGCGGACATGAATCACATCTGGTCCGAACTCGACAAGCAGACGTGTAAATCTTTAGTTCCGGATCTATAGGTGCATTGATTAAGTCATGACCGAATGGCTTCCATCGGAATAAAAAACTGCTTTAGCCCTTCTTGCCGCCCAGCACATCATATTTACACCGACCGGATTCATGGTAATATGAGTATCTGCGGCTTCAACATGAACCGCTAAAGCCGTGGTATTTCCACCCAGCCCGTTCGGTCCAATTCCTAAGCGGTTCATGGAATCAAGCAGCTCTTTTTCCAATTTGGCAATCAGCGGGTCGGAATGGGAGGAGCCAATAGGGCGACTTGTTGCCTTTTTGGCCAACTTCATACACAGGTCAGATGAACCACCAATTCCTACCCCAACAATACAAGGAGGACAAGGGTTGGCCCCTGCCTGGAATACAGATTCAAGGACAAATCTCTTTATTCCATTGATTCCTTCTTCTGGAATAAGCATGTTTAGGAAGCTCATATTCTCTGAACCGGACCCCTTTGGGAGACACAGAATTTCCAAATGGGTACCTGGAATAAATTCATAATGGATAACAGGTATATTCGAGCCAGTGCTGGATTGATCATTGATTCGGGTAATACAGGAGCAAATACTTGACCGAAAGGGATGTTCCCTGGTGGCTCGTTTTGTTCCCTTTTTTATGGCTTCTTCCAGCCTTACACCATCAAAACGCACGTTGTTACCCACTGTGATAAAAAATACCGGAATGCCTGTATCCTGACAAACCAAAAGGGATTTATCATCGGCAACTTCTACGGATTGAAGCATGGTTTCCAATATTTTTTTGCCAATTGGACTTTCTTCCCTTCTATATGCCTCCTTCAAGGCAATTCTTACATCTTCCGGCAAATCCTTTAAAGCGCGTATGTAGAGGTCTTTCATCACTTCCTCAACTTTATGGTAATTGATTTCCGTCAATTCCCAAATTGACGGATTGGATTGCATTCTCATTGCTGCCATTTTTTAACCTCCTTTTCAGGAACGCAATTTCGTTTCAGGTGGCAAGATTGATTTCCGGGAGTTTACGGTTTCAGGAGACATCATAGTAAAAGAGACAGGCTCGATTTTAGTTTTTAACTGATGATCCTCCTCTTGATCACGTTCTTTGAATATGACAATATTACTTAGCCAATCCCGGTCATTTTTTTCAGGATAATCCTCCCTCCAGTGGGCACCCCTGGATTCCCTCCTTAATAGAGCGGAGTGAATGATCAGGGAAGCTACTATCAGTAAATTCTCCACATTTAGCCATTCTTGCAGAGCTAGGTTGTAGGATAGATTCCCATTTATGTACGTTCTCGGATGCCATTCTTTTAATTTTTCTATGAAATGAAGGGCTGATATCATCCCTTGTTCATTTCGGCAAATTCCTGCCAGTTGAGACATCGTTTCTTCCAGTTTTTTTCGCAGGTAAAAAGGATTCACCCCTTTTTCATTCAAAAAGGGTGATTGTAATTTCTTCTTTAACTGATTACACTGCTTTTCCAAAGATAATTGAAAATTTCTCTGTAACTCACTTTCATTTATAGCTGCAATTGCTGCATTTTGTCCCACCCTTAGACCGAAAACGACAGAATCTGCAATTCCATTTCCTCCTAATCGATTGGCCCCATGTACTCCTCCAGCATCTTCCCCTACGGAAAATAAACCTGAGATGGAAGTTTGTCCATATGGATTGATCCGTATCCCACCCATCATGTAATGGGCCGTTGGGAACACTTCTAATAGATCCGACTTAGGATCTTTCCCCAAAAGACTTATTCTCTTCCACATGTTCGGAAACTCATCTTTTATTACATCTTCTTTCAACTCACGCAGATCTAGCCAGACACCCCCATTTTCAGTGCCGCGCCCTTCTTTTACTTCCCTGTAAATGGCCCGTGTCAACACATCTCGGTTGGCACATTCCTTATGGTTGGGACTCACCCTTTCCATAAACCGTTCTCCTTGGCTGTTTAACAGTTTTCCTCCTATCCCCCTAAGTCCTTCTTCCACTACACTCCCATTCAGCAGGGTACCTGGCACCACTAACCCGGTAGGGTGAAATTGGACCATTTCCATGTCTACAAATTGCGCACCTGCCCGATAGGCGAGGGCCATGCCATCTCCCGACTTTTCCATTGGTGGGGCCTTCACTGAAAATAAAGTTGCAGCACCGCCAGTGGCAAGCACCACCACTTTTGCTTGTATCAGATATAGTGTTCCTTTTCTGATATCAAATACGATGACTCCTGCCACAGCACCGCTTTCATTCTGCAACAGCTGAAGAGCCCTACATTCTTGTAAAAATAGCACCTGTTCTTCAAAAGCCAACAACTGGTCAAATAATTTGGAGGTAACTTCTATTCCGGTAAAATCCTTCCGATGAACAGTTCTTGACTTTGTTTGACCTCCAAATGTTTTGCTGTGAATATTTCCCTCTTTTCGATCAAAAAAACAACCCCAATTTTCCAATTGTTCAATACATCGGGGAGCTTCTTTTGCTAAAGTAGAGACTAAATCTTGGCGATTAATAAACTCTCCGCTTATTAATGTATCTTCCAAATGGAGTTTCCATGAATCATCTCCTTTAAGAGCAGCATTAAATCCCCCTTGAACCATACGGCTTGACCCGCTTTTTCCTATTAACCCCTTGGAAACCAGTATCAATCGAATGGAAGAAGATACCTGAACGGCACCTAAAGCGGCACATAATCCTGCGGCACCGCCACCCAAAATCACCATATTTGTTTTTAATGTTTCCACGGATTCTTCCGCCCCCTTTATTTCTTCCACTTATGCTGCAAGTGATGAATAGATTCCATTGGATTTATGGATTGAGGACAAACGGCTCCACAGCACCCAAAAGACATACAATCAAATATTCCTCCCTCATGTGTCGCCATCTGTTTCCGGTAATTGCTAAAAGGGTTTTTCCCCAAATCCTCCAATACATACATCTGATGAAGAGAGATGGGGCCAAGAAATGACGGTTGTATAGCAACAACCTTACATTTAGAATAGCATAGGCCACAATGTAAACATGGAAAATGTTTTAAATAACGAGATATGCCGCTTATGGACCCATCATGATTCTTAGCGAAAGCAGGGGCGATTTTTTTATACTTTGAATATGAAGTGGTCAAGTCAACGGTTAGGTCCTTGATTAAGGGATAATTTTTCAAGGGTTCCAAAGTAATTTCTTGTCCCAAGGTATTCGCTAATGTTTGGCAGGCCAATTTCTCCTCATCATTGATGATCATTCCACAGGATCCGCATAAACCGGTTCTGCAGGAAAACCGAAAGGATAAGGATAACTCATGTTCCTGCAAAATCACTGTTAAAATGTCCAAAACCGTTTGATTAGCGGCGGATTCTACTCTAAACCAGGAATAATAGGGGTGCTGATCCTTTCCAGGATGAAAACGTCTAATTTTTACATCAACCAAATTAATTCCACCACCAGCAATCAAATCATTATTATAGGCTTTCATTTTTCATTTGTTCTCTCTTACTGTGCCCAACCAACCATAAAAATAAAATAACCCAAACAGATTTTCCTGTTTGGGTTACCGGATTATTTCTTATGCCTGTATTTATCCTCTTCTGAACCTGCAATATATTTTCCTTCATAAGTGACCGCATGTTGAGCCACTTGATAGATAAGATCAGCGACTTCCTGCAGGCTTATCTTTTCATCATTCATTGTAATTTTACATGCATTGGGAATAAAATCTCCCTTGTAATCGATTTCCAACTGGAAGCGGGGATCTGTTGATAGACGACCAACGATCGTCCGGGCACAACCGCTTCAGCACATGCCTTCAATGTAAACCATATATTCACGACTCATTTCTATCCCTCCTCGTTTCCTTCATTATAGCCCGAAACGGAAGAAACGACCGTGAAATATGTCACTCATCAAATTGTTTGTCATGCTTGTCACCAAACAAACATAAGTATAAGAACAAAATTACTTATCAATGTTTGTTTAGTTTAGTTCCGTCTAAATAGAATAAGTGGGTGATCGAAAACATGAAAGAAATCGTCATTCCGTTCTTTGTTGGGTTATCCATATTTCTGTTCGGGATGCAGGTGATGCGAGTTAGTTTAACCAACTGGGTTGGAGACAACCTTAAATCCATTCTCCTTCGATTCACCAATACGCCCCTTCGTGGTTTTATAACCGGAACATTGATAACCATGGTACTGCAAAGCAGCAGTGCAATTACAGTGTTAACCATAGGATTTACCAATGCGGGGCTATTATCCTTTCCGCAAACCATTGGAATTATTCTTGGTACAAATGTAGGAACTACTTTTACTACCCAATTGATTTCATTAGACATTCATGATTATATCCCTTGGATTCTGTTTACAGGAATTGCCCTCTGGTTGCTCCCCCGTCATTCTTTGAAATGCACAGGACTTGCCCTGTTTGGGTTTGGTTCCATACTGGTTGGAATTGAAGGAATGCAGTACATCATCCAACCCCTAAAACAGACAGGATTATTTTCTAACTTAATTTCTGTTGCCAAAGAAAACTCATTGATCGGCATTTCTATTGGTACCCTTATTACCGCTTTAATTCAAAGCAGCACAGCTACTACTGCCATAACCATGGGGTTTATGAATGATCAATTTATTCCATTAATCGTTGGAATCGCCATTATACTGGGAAGCAATATTGGTACATGCATCACGGCCCTATTGGCCTGTATCGGTTCAAACAGAGCCTCAAGACAGGTGGCGGCATCCCATATTATCCTAAATATCTTCGGAGTCATTTTCTTTTATCCCTTGATTCCATGGCTGGCGGAGGTGGTTATGATACTATCGGTTCATCCGCAAAGTCAGATCGCCCATGCCCAGACCCTGTTTAACGTCATCAGTTCCCTAGCTATTCTTCCCTTTGCCGTTCCTTTTGCCCGATTGATTGAAAAAATGATTAAGTAATATTAATATCCGCTCTCATCACTTTCTGATCCGTTTACGATCGCAACACTGGAGCTAGCTCCAATACGGTTGGCGCCTGCTTCTATCATTTCTTTTGCGGTTTTATAATCCCTTACTCCACCGGAAGCCTTCACACCCATTTCAGGTCCAACGGTCCTTCTCATTAATGCAATATCTTCTGCCGTAGCTCCGCCTTTATTAAACCCTGTTGAGGTTTTGACAAAATGGGCGCCTGCCTCTTTGCTTATGCGGCAAGCTCTCTCCTTTTCTTCATCGGTTAACAAACCTGTTTCCAAAATCACTTTTACGATGGCTCGTTCACTAGAAGCTTTTACAACAGCTGCGATATCTTCCCGAACATATTGGTCATCCCCAGACTTTAAAGCTCCTACATGAATCACCATGTCCACTTCTTGTGCACCATTTTCTATAGCTTCATTGGTTTCAAAGGCCTTTGTCGCTGAGGTCGTGGTTCCCAAGGGAAATCCAATGACCGTACATACTCGAACATCTGTTCCTTTTAAGTTTTCAGCAGCCCTTTTTACCCAAACCGGATTGACACATACCGACGCAAACCCATAGGTTTTAGCTTCCTCACACAGTTTATCAATCATCTCCGCCGTTGCTTCAGGTTTTAGTAGGGTATGATCAATCATTTTCGCAATTTCAATTTCACCCATTGTCCTATCTCCTTCCAGTTCCTAATAATTTCTCCAATATAGTAGCACTTTTTTCTTATCAAAGAAACTAAATTTGAAATCCCAATTCTTGTAAAGCTTTTTTTATAACCAAGTCATTGTTTTCATAACCTGACTCTTTCTGGATTTTCCAAACCTCTGAAGGGTCAACCCATTTTACTCCCTTAATTTCCTCTAACTGCGGTTGGAGAACCCCTTCCAATCCTTCGATCAAAAAGTAATGAACCTCTTTGTTAATTATTTGATCGATTTTGGGATGGTAATATTGATAATAAATGACTTCTAAAGGTTTGATAATTTTTCCGGTAATCCCCGTTTCTTCTTTCGTTTCCCTTAAAGCTGTTTCCTCCAAAGTTTCACCAGGTTCCTGCTTTCCTTTGGCCAAGGAGATTCTTGAATATCTATCCTCAATTAGCATGATCCATATTTTGTTATTTTTGTCTTTCTTATATACAACTCCACCGGCTGAGATCTCCTTCATTTTCTCCCTCCTCTCGAAATATAAAATCCATTACTCATGCTTTAAAACACTTAATATTGCGGGGGTTATATCTGTCAAATCAGAAATCATTTCCGCTGCTACTTTTCCATTCTTACCAACGATTAGAGTTGGAACTCGATTAGACGTATGATTATTTGTCCTCATATCTTCAATATTGCCATGGTCACTGACAAGAATTACGGTAAGTTCTTCATCTTTTTCTTCAATAATTGTTTGCAAAAATCGATCATACGTATGAAGAACATTGTTAGCTAATTCCCAGTCTTGCCGGTGACCGGCGACATCGGTTAGGAAATATTCATGTACAGTTAAAGAAAACCGTTTCGTTAAGCCAAGCAAATGCCCCGCCGCCTCTTCCGGAGCAACAGTGGCAATCCCCTTTATTTTTTGGCGGAGTGTTTCCCTCGTTATATCATGAAAAACACCCTCACCTCGAAGAAGTTCACCCAATAGACGGATCGGAATATCAGCAGATAGCATCGCAATTGTTGTTGTGGATAACCAACCTCTTTTGGTCAATGGCCGTTCAAAAAAGTCTTCGGTGTAAGTATTGGCAAAAGTGGCTGTTTTTCCTAACTTTTTCACCTGAACATAAATATTATCCTTTTTTATAAATTCCCGCAACCTTGGGAAGGGAAATCCGCTCTGATGTTCGCCAAGAAAAGAAGGGGCATTTCTGCCTGTAAAAATGGTGGATTGTCCCGTTGCGCTTTGAGGAACCCCTTCCACTCCAAGGGTGGCATTCGTAGGAATTAACCAAATCCCATCATTTTCAAAATAGCCTAAATCCTTTGTCAGCTTATTTTGATGAAGCAGATTCTCCAATCCTGGAAGGTGAAATCGAAAAAAAGGATTATAATCTTTTGAATCACCCAATCCTACACCGTCTATAAAAAGTAGTAAAACCGGCATTTACAATTCCCCTTACTCTTTTTAAACGTATGGATAAGAGGAACAAAAGATTTACACGTTCCCAAGTAAGTTCGTTCAAAGATTGATAAATGTCAGCTACAAGGCTTAAGAACGGACCCTCATAAACATCCGGATCCCCTTAAGCTAAGCACGACTCAAAAGTGTCCTTACTAAATCTTTTGTTCCACTTCTATGCAATCCTATTAGGAGACGGATCATTAGCCAAAAGGTTTATAAAAGGTGGTCAACCTGTGACCACCTTGTTGTCCATATCATCCATTACCCTGACAAAGGTCCCTTTGCAATATTCTGAACCCGCTTTATCCAAGCGAACCCTGCATACTTTTCCAATAAGATCTTCATTGCCGGGGAAAACCAATTGAAGATAGTTATCTGAATACCCCATATATAATCCACTTTTTGGATTTTCCTTATATGGTCTTTCAGGAATAACTTCCAACACTTGACCAACAAAATTTTTAGCATATTGATAGGATAAACGTTGAGACAGCTCAATTAGACCCTGTACACGATCATGTTTAATCTCTTCCGGAACCTGATCCTCCATTTTAGCCGCCGGTGTTCCCGTACGTTTAGAATAAGGGAAAACATGAAGCTCAGCAAATTGCATCTCTTCAATAAACCGATATCCATTCATAAACTGCTCATCCGTTTCCCCGGGAAATCCAACAATCACATCTGAAGTTATAGCTAGTTCAGGCAAAGCTTTACGACAGGCGATAATTTTGTTTTTATATTCCTCTGTCGTATATTTGCGCCGCATCCTTTTTAACACTTCATCATCTCCCGCCTGGAGAGGAACATGAAGATGACGACACACCTTGTCTGAAGCATGAATTACCTCCAACACGTCATCGGTAATTTGGCTGGCTTCTATTGAACTGATCCGAATTCTTTTCAGACCTTCTACTTTATCCAAATCCCATAAAAGCCTTGCCAAACTGTAATCTTCCAAATCCTCACCATATCCTCCGGTATGGATACCGGTAAGAACGATCTCCTTATAGCCCGCCTCCACTAATTTCCTAGCCTGGGCGATGACGCTTTCAGGTTTACGACTTCTCAATAAACCTCTTGCCCAAGGGATAATGCAAAACGTACAAAAGTTATTGCATCCTTCTTGTATCTTTAAAGAAGCGCGGGTTCTGTCGGTAAATTCTGGAACATCCAATTCTTCAAATTCCCTGGCCTTCATAATATTCTTTACGGCATTGATTGGCCGCCGCTCTTCCTTATATTGGTTCACCAACTGAATAATTTTTCCCCTGTCCTGTGTTCCAATTACAATATCAACACCAGGGATGTCCAAAATTTCCCCAGGGGAAGTTTGGGCATAACAACCGGTCACGGCAATCACTGCATCCGGATTTCGTTTGATGGCCCGTCTGATGACTTGGCGGCTTTTTTTATCCCCTGTATTTGTTACAGTACATGTATTGATCACATAAACATCCGCTTTTTTTTCGAAGTCAACCATTTCGTATCCTTCATTCTTAAACAACTGCCAAATAGCTTCTGTTTCATAGTGGTTCACCTTGCAACCCAACGTATGAAAAGCTACACTTGCCACTGTTATCCCTCCCATCTGCTATTTTTTTAACCATATATGAATCAACTTAAATGATATCCGTATTACATCAGACATACCAAATAATTATAGCAGATGAATCAAAATGATGAAACAGTTGGTATAAGTTTACTTTAAACAAAAATGCATAAATGCAGATTTAGGTATAAGGGAATCCAAAAATATCCATAATAACCCTATCATGAATTATTGGAGGGTGATTTGATGGGTGTCAAATTGGTTGCGGTTCGGAAAGATACGTTGGGAAATATTACACATTTTCTAACAAACACAGGCAAAGTCATTTCTATTAATCAGGCCGTAAAAATGGCCCACGATGGACAAGTGGATTCCATTACAGATCTCCATGCAGATGGAACATGGTCGATACAGATGTCTGACGAAACAGTAGAAGGGAGTAACTTAACTTTTTTACCTGAGTTTTAAATTTCCCATCTGTTCAAAGTGATAAGAAATCGCTGACATGACATATAGGCCAGCCGTTTCCGTACGCAAAATACGGGGACCAAGGGATATGGTATGACAGCCCTCTTTTTCCGCCTGGGATACCTCAGACTCGGTAAATCCGCCTTCAGGACCAATGATGATGAGTACTTTTGAACCAACAGAAATCTTTTGAAATCTCTCATACAAACTTATTTGGTTTGATCTTTCATAGGCTAAAAAAACGCTGTCATATTCCTTGCCCCTTACCAATAGCTCTTTCCAATTGCAGACAGGATA
This genomic interval from Microaerobacter geothermalis contains the following:
- a CDS encoding FadR/GntR family transcriptional regulator, giving the protein MELEFQAITPRKISDEVYNQLKTMILNGKFPPGSKLPSTRELCELFNVGRSAIRDALSSLKGMGLISIKQGEGIFVNSYNPSLIFHRISLINSQDVIKLYQVRKMLEVEAAGLASINRTSDQLEKMTNAISQMENPSNETMVWQSDYQFHMAVSNATGNQFLHQLMISISESMKKAIFEVHHFIFSDQKVAKEMVCQHVRIYEAIKNGDASKAKETMRHHLLEVESIIYEHLGIDSNF
- a CDS encoding N-acetylmuramoyl-L-alanine amidase translates to MWRKLIWYSVILLLAVIIMPIQTGAQNPDDIHLVIEGKTVTSDVPPTIVNGRTLVPVRLITEQLGGTVTWEPETKKIYITGENIFLELQLKSTRALVNGRDVILDSPPALINNRTLLPLRFVGESLGANVAWDEATRTVIANQRISLFVNGADLKEEGKVYKINELLYAPLTKVASRLGIDMESGADLHSINIKMDEKELIVSDGMEIEGFKVKVLDSEIVVPVSFFAAVLNVDVSLSEDGRQVSIDKVTTLEGIIEKEKEVLLNIKGIKPQSFYLVDPHRVVMDFPNTVLSDQLKESSQQKTGQTFEKEIISDQETEHLQENMLESDSKMNLEASSSEGHVFVEAETSLSDEKTQEQTQNLIKEIRYSQYSMAPYTVRVVVELNQRSKYSISETEDGLSVKLDPIPLSERYLIVIDAGHGGQDPGARGLAGNYEKDLNLIVANKLIQDLQQYPEFEVVATRTEDVYLTLQERVDIANQLGAKLFLSIHANSYIPKAQGSETYYYTPQSADFARLIHKYLLKGTKLADRGLKTNRFFVIKNTTMPSALVEMGFLSNVYDNPILMTREFQERVAKSLAEGIREYYLNDE
- a CDS encoding fumarate hydratase C-terminal domain-containing protein — its product is MQLHQLHPPFDTKTVESLKAGDIVEITGTVYGVRDANLIRLFQEKVPLPKELKREWEGAAVLHTAPSVRKDGENRYVPICVGTTTSTRMGRFTEGLMTQFGIKAFIGKGGFYEDGAQAIFKRKGVYLSIVGGAAALETTQIEAIEGVWWEDLIPEAIWKFRVNQLGPLIVSIDSHGGNLYQEVKARAKKHLTSMIKILN
- a CDS encoding fumarate hydratase, with protein sequence MAAMRMQSNPSIWELTEINYHKVEEVMKDLYIRALKDLPEDVRIALKEAYRREESPIGKKILETMLQSVEVADDKSLLVCQDTGIPVFFITVGNNVRFDGVRLEEAIKKGTKRATREHPFRSSICSCITRINDQSSTGSNIPVIHYEFIPGTHLEILCLPKGSGSENMSFLNMLIPEEGINGIKRFVLESVFQAGANPCPPCIVGVGIGGSSDLCMKLAKKATSRPIGSSHSDPLIAKLEKELLDSMNRLGIGPNGLGGNTTALAVHVEAADTHITMNPVGVNMMCWAARRAKAVFYSDGSHSVMT
- a CDS encoding FAD-binding protein — its product is METLKTNMVILGGGAAGLCAALGAVQVSSSIRLILVSKGLIGKSGSSRMVQGGFNAALKGDDSWKLHLEDTLISGEFINRQDLVSTLAKEAPRCIEQLENWGCFFDRKEGNIHSKTFGGQTKSRTVHRKDFTGIEVTSKLFDQLLAFEEQVLFLQECRALQLLQNESGAVAGVIVFDIRKGTLYLIQAKVVVLATGGAATLFSVKAPPMEKSGDGMALAYRAGAQFVDMEMVQFHPTGLVVPGTLLNGSVVEEGLRGIGGKLLNSQGERFMERVSPNHKECANRDVLTRAIYREVKEGRGTENGGVWLDLRELKEDVIKDEFPNMWKRISLLGKDPKSDLLEVFPTAHYMMGGIRINPYGQTSISGLFSVGEDAGGVHGANRLGGNGIADSVVFGLRVGQNAAIAAINESELQRNFQLSLEKQCNQLKKKLQSPFLNEKGVNPFYLRKKLEETMSQLAGICRNEQGMISALHFIEKLKEWHPRTYINGNLSYNLALQEWLNVENLLIVASLIIHSALLRRESRGAHWREDYPEKNDRDWLSNIVIFKERDQEEDHQLKTKIEPVSFTMMSPETVNSRKSILPPETKLRS